The Festucalex cinctus isolate MCC-2025b chromosome 6, RoL_Fcin_1.0, whole genome shotgun sequence genomic sequence attttgatattaaccagaataaggacgtttgaaagtgtgtcacacacaaatgacgtcatctagcagcagccaatagaaaagcaccttcagatgacgtcgctcccgtggtgttttttttgttttttgttttttaatattgtgcacaagtaatgcacattttttttaaactaatactggTCGAAATGTGATCGAAGTTTGCAGTTTCACGCAAGTCTTGGCAGTGTTATTTAGGTACGTGAGCAACTTAGCATCTGCTAATTCGGCCGCCGCTGCCGTCATTTATGCCGTAAAAAGACTTTATGGGTTGACATGCTGCCAAAATTTTGGGACGTCATCGTCCAGATCTATTGAGAGTTCTTCCCATTTCCAGATTGTGGTTAGCAACAGTCTCGCAGCTCTGAGCGGCTCGACCGCCGAGCGGACGTACTGCGACGGCCTCAACATCAGCGTGTGTCCGATCACCGAGTCCAGCCAAAAGGTGAAAAGGATCCTTTCAACTTTCTCGCCGTCACGTTTTCCTGACGCGCAACTTCTTTCCTCCATCCAGTTTTCCGTCAACATCTTCAACCCGCTCGCTCGACCCGTCTCGTGGGCCGTCAGGCTTCCGGTCAACGGCACGGCGTACTCGGTGTCGGACGGCGACGGCGAGCCGGTGGACTGCGAGGTGGTTCCGGTCTCACGGGCCACGCGGGACGCGAGGAGGAACCGCGGCTTTGCGGCGAACGAGCTCCTCTTCCGGGCCCGGGCCCCGCCCCTGGGCTTCAGCACCTACTCGGTGTCCCTGCTCCGGGACGGGCCCCCGCCGGCCTCCACGCGCTACCGTACGCCCAAATCCATCTGGAATAAGGTACGGGGTccattattttagttttggaatttttcaatttagtttgtttttattttattttcagtttgttttgttttcttaaattgagtttgttttaattagttttctgggtggtttccttagtttttattagttttagttagttaataaatacttagttatggtattattattactttttttttaatgtgtattaccgtacttgtgctcaatattaaaaaaaacagcatgggagtgacatcatctgaaggtgcttttctgttggctgctgcgagatgacgtcacttctgtgtgatacTTTCAagcgtccttattccggttaatatcaaaataaatctgtttaaaatcacatttaaaaaaaaaaacatccccaaaggctcatgcattaaattaattaccaaagactaaaacgaaggacgtttttgctataattatagttagttttagtttgttttgtaaacataaaatatagtttgtttgttttaattattattattattattttttttaaaggatttttgttattttatttcgttaaaatattttttcgaattttaagttttagttaactaaaattagggctgcacaatatataaaaaaaatatcgatattgcaatataataatataattatagttttagtttgttttgtaaacataaaatatagtttgttagttttctttttctttttttttttttttaaaaaaaagcattttcgttattttattttatttcgttaacgaaatatttttttgaattgaactagggctgcacaatagctcgaaaaaatatcgatattgcaataTGGGGCCATGtgatatgcatatcgcaaagtcaTGCaacaagtttcatatggaatattATGTTTTCATCTGAATTTGATCAGTCAAACACACAATAAATGTGCTCCGctatccaatagttgaacattatcgagaggtaattgcaattaattaagaatacagTGACTTTGCTAATTTtgccgcataaaaaaaaaatgtaattctttcattagataataaaaatgtaatttctttaggtgcaTGTTAAATATAGCAATAATatctatcgctatattcagcaactatatcgcatgtttttccaaggtCGTGGAGCTCTAGTTCTTGACGTGTTTCCTTCCCTGTGGAGCAGCAACGAGTTTGCGCTACTCTGGcataattttatttgatttttttccatgAAAGATATGATGTGAATAGATGCTAATTTTGGCTGGAGCTCATAACCAGCACCAGGGGTATTTGCAacaaattaatgtttttttgtttttttttgtgggccaCTTATTTACTCATCCAAAAGCGACACATTTTCTGCTATCTACAGTATCTACGAGTGACCTTTGACCCAGACACGGGCCTCCTTAGCGGCCTGGACAACTTGGAGACCAAGCAGAGCATCAGCCTGACACAAAACTTTTACTGgttagtctaaaaaaaaaaaaaaaaagctcatcatCAGTTTTTACGTCAAGTTGAGTTGCTCGTATTGGCAACTCGTCAACGCTTTTCCAGGTACAACGCCAGCGACGGCAACAACTCAAAGAGCAACCAGCCGTCGGGGGCGTACATCTTCAGACCAAACTCCTCCACGCCGTTTGTCATCAGCAAGACGGCCAAGACGGAGACGATACAGGCACggactttttgaaaattctgCCTCTGAAGCCGGTTTGGTTCACGGACATGAAATTTGATACACATACCGACTATCATGATATAGAGGACTGTTTcagaaaatgtgaatattgtgataaagtcctttatttgcattaaataagcaaaaaattccatacattctggattcattacaaatcgactgaaatattgcaagccttttattatttttaatattgctgattatggattacagcttaagaaaactcaaatatctcaaaatattagaatatttcctcagaccaagtaaaaaaaaaaaaaaaaaaagccataatcagcaatattaaaacaataaaaggcttgcaatatttcagttgatttgtaatgtaatatatggcatttttgcttatttaattgcattacagaaaataaagaactttatcacaatattctaatttgataaatatttttatgtttgttttgcaacaattagcattagaatatatagctaagttttatcattattaacaaatctatttagaattgtgagtaattgatttttttttaacatggccctggttgatctcttatactctgctgccacctgctggacgtttttgtaattgctgccatttttcacacgttctctgcagttgagtctgcatcaaatccttctgtatgttatagcattaaaaaacaaaaaaacaaaaaaaaacgtataaatacgtctttggcacacgtaaaacatttaaaatagaacgtatttatacgtttttgggagcaaatgagtttaataAAGTAAACTTAATACCTCAAGTCTTCATAGCgtggccttttccccttctcagACGTCCGTGATGCAGGAAGTGAGGCAGCGGTTCGCGCCGTGGGCGTCTCAAGCGGTTCGTCTCCACACGGACAGTCGGGTTCTGGAGCTGGAGTGGACCGTGGGCCCGATTCCCATCGAGTGAGTGCCGCCTTGAGATTCGGCTCCGTGGGAAAATCCATTCAaatcacatcatcatcatcatcatcatcatcatctctccGTCAGTGACGACTTGGGCAAGGAGGTGATCACTCGCTTGGACACAGACATCAAGACTTCCGGAATCTTCTACACCGACTCCAACGGGAGAGAAGTTCTACAGAGGAAGTATGTAGGCAAAGTGAAAACAAAGAttttcatgtcttttttttttttttttttttttttttttttttttaaagaaatttgcAAACTTTTTTCCAGTGGGGAATCACATCAAAGCCCAAACGCAATTTAACTGCCGGCACTTTTTTCAAGACGGGACATGTTCAATTCTGTTTTTGTGCGCCCGCAGGAAAGACTTCCGGCCCACTTGGAACCTGAAGCAGTCGGAGCCCATCGCCGGCAACTACTACCCTGTCAACTCCCGTGCCGTCATCAAGGTATAGAAGAGACGCCGTTCCAAATTCTTAGGCACTTCGTTCATTTTCCCAAACCTAATAAAATAACCTAAAcctaatttaaaaagtaataatattCTTGCTATTGAGACAAGAAACAAATTTAGATTCATGGAGgatcaaaaatgccaaaataaataaatacaagtgaaaattgtaacagatataaaaaaaaaatatatataattcaaaaaaagaaatataaaaaataaaagtatacattcataaataaaatttaaaaaacaaacaaacaaaagaaataattgtggaattaacacaaaattaaaacagatgtaaaaaaaatatagaattaaaaaaatatatgtatacattcataaatcaaagtgaaagaaaaatacaaaattaaaaaaaaatctatgcaaATAATTGTGGAATTAACACAgataaatatataaagtaaacAGAATTGAATTTCAATAAATGAAGAtgctctgctctcatatttatttcatgctgcagacgtcAGCATGAAATGCaccatgaaatgttattcaaatatttttttagatttcatttttttatatccatttttattttcacttttattctttgctttttattcatttatttatttcgcatGCAACAGTATGGAACACAGTGTATAACCGTGCATAAAATCCACcatgaaatattcaaatatatatatttttttatttaattttgaattttattttttatatctatttttattttcacttttatttttttattttgcatgcaACCGTATGGAACACTGTGTATAACCGTgcaaatgtgtgtatgtgttgccAGGACGACAAGGACCAACTCACAGTGGTGACGGATCGCTCTCAGGGTGCAAGCAGCATCCACAACGGCTCTTTGGAGATTATGGTCAGATTCGACACACACAATAACACATacctaaacacacacacaaaaaaaaaaaaaaaaatttaattgctcGCACAAACGAAAACACGCATCTACTTGTGTTCAGCTCCACCGCCGACTGCTGTACGACGACGTCCGCGGCGTTGCCGAAGCCCTCAACGAGACCTCCGACGTCTTCCCGGACGGTCTGGTCGTACGCGGCCGCCTGCTGCTCTCCCTGGACCGCCCGGCCAGCGCCGCCGATGCTCACCGCCCCCTGGCTGAGGAGGCGGTACTGCAGCCGCTGCTGTCTTTCACCGACGGCGACCTGCACCCTAATACTCGACTGGAGGTAAGTAAAATTGGCTAGCTATAAGAATATACAGAAGCGTATTGTATTCACTTGGGGGGTGACTCCTGTTCTTCTGActgttttttggggagcttttttttttttttttttttttttttttttgagtattttttttttctgtttttctgaatattttttttctgttttattgaatatttttttctgtcatagaaaaaaatattcagaaaaacagggggggaaatattattcagaaaaaaaaatccaaacaacaacaaaatttttttttccaaaaaacagaaaaaaaaaatttattacaaaaaactgaaaaaaaaaaaaaaaatcaaaaaatcaaaaaaacaacttctgtttttcagagtaatttttgggacctctgaactccaagtgacttgttgcagtccactgacctgtatatatgactggatgccagtgcaagccattgaagtcacagggcggccatcttgttactcccacatcacgagcagactactgtataaactatacggttttctgaataatattttccccgtttttctattttcttttatctgtttttctgaataattttttccctgtttttcggaatttGTTTTTaacgacagaaaaaaaaaaaatctgtaaaactggaaaaaatattgagaaaaaaaatactcaaaaaacaaagctccccccaaaaattagtcaaagaacaagtttttttttcaagtgaatgcaatgtacttccttaaaaaaaaaatgtgttaaccctattttattctatttaccagctaaaaaaaaaataatcctcttCATACATCCAAAGTCCCACTCAGCTTCAATTATGACACacatacattttaaaagaaaaaaaaaaaaaggaaaaaaaaaaaaaaggaaaaaaaaaaaagaaaagaaaaatctactCTTTAGTTCTCAGGACTACAGGCTGCGCTGCCCCCTGCTGTCCACCTGCTGACACTGAGCCAGTGGGACGACGATTCGGTCCTGCTCAGGCTGGAGCATCAGTTCCAGAGCTGGGAAAGCAAAACCAACTCACAGCCGGTCACGGTCGACCTGCGGGTGAGTATTAAAATGACATCTGATGttcatttcaaatatttaaatgaacaaACACCATTTATGTGAAAGTCCAATTTTATATCATCACGTGGTGATTTTTTGTCTCTGCGCAGAAGCTCTTTTCCACCCTGGAGGTGGTGGGCGTGTCCGAGCTcaacctgtcagccaatcagtggAAAGAAGAGATGAAGCGTTTCGATTGGACGCCGCAGGCCGGTACGCAGTGTCACATAACTTGTCCTTCTTTCACATCTTCCAGAAAAATTGGCCACTGTATTTTGCTCTTTCAGCGACACGtgggtcaaaatattagaaacagtcGATAAGCAAATAAATTATTGTTGCCATGTATTTCATATTACAAGTATTTACTACTCAACTACAAATAGTTTTAGGTTATTAAAAAAGTGAAGGCAAATTTAGCTTtattacagggtgacccaaaaagatgcgtagccatattttattggataaaaaaatccatttttttaacgaatgtcttttctgttgcaggatgtgaaaggtgaacctatggatgatcatttgcagctatagttgccctgaaaatgtcttggacaaatcagcagaagatattctccctggagacctattttgcgacaaaatcataccagagtgtacagattcagtttggaaagcgtttccattgtcgcaactttccatccaaatcaacgattgttagttggatgaagaagttcagagagcatgggactgtagtgggcctatgttctaaagccacagggggaacttattcaggcaggaagaagagtgcaaggacaggagaaaacattgctgcagtgagggactcagtaggacgcagccaagaactcggaatcactgcggcgtgttcttacgtctgatctgcacctatacccatacaagatccaaatcaagcaaaaattcactgatgctgacaaggaaaagcgagtaacaatgtgtgaatggttctgtaatgtgcttgaaaatgatgaaaactttcttgagaacgtttgcttctcagaactgaactctgaacttcttcatccaactaacaatcgttgatttggatggaaagttgcgacaatggaaacgctttccaaactgaatctgtacactctggtatgattttgtcgcaaaataggtctccagggagaatatcttctgctgatttgtccaagacattttcagggcaactatagctgcaaatgatcatccataagttcacctttcacgtcctgcaacagaaaagacattcggtaaaaaatggattttttatccaataaaatatggctacgcatctttttgggtcaccctgtatatactgcacattttttttcccaaatgtcAAATTCTTTTGTaggtttttagaaaaaaaaaaaatgttttatcatTCTTTTTAAAATGCCATCATAATCTGTCATTTCTCcagatatatttttaatttttttaaatttttttttttcgggtgtCAAAATTGGTGCGTTAATTTAAAGCCCTGttaatgccactattttttttttttaaataaatttacaattttaaaaatgttacttcatgttagaatatgaaaagaaaaatgcaccgagctgtcaccagtcttacaaatgcaattatgccatctagtggcagaaaaataacaaatcaatatcacttctttacagtgcagtacatatttttcattttacctcAATTCTATGAATTATTCTGAAATTACTTtattaatgactaaaagatggagCCATATTTCTAACATTTGTTTACACTTTTATGTtagcaagagtatgaaaacttttattgcacatttttttgtctatttggaATAGAT encodes the following:
- the man2b1 gene encoding lysosomal alpha-mannosidase, which produces MAASCWRLLLSLVCFLLLSETSRSLPVDRQEKQQDKCGYQSCHATKAAMLNVHLVPHTHDDVGWLKTVDQYFYGDRNDIQHAGVQYILDSVVEQLLKNPERRFIYVETAFFYRWWRRQTSHMQQTVKQLVRQGRLEFVNGGWCMSDEATTHYSAVVDQMTMGLRFLNRTFGPCARPRVAWHIDPFGHAREHASMFAQMGYDGFFFGRVDYQDRRRRMLAKEQELLWRASDSLAPPMADLFTGILPNGYNPPEGFCWDQSCDDPPIKDDPDLEDYNVDDVVERFLNITNSQSLVYKSNHIIMTMGSDFQYENANLWYKNLDKLIRYVNGRQSNGSRVNVLYSTPSCYLQELHRANLSWALKTDDFFPYADDAHDFWTGYFSSRPALKRYERLSNSNLQTCKQLEVLGGRASTSGPFGEGDSLALQRAMAVAQHHDAVSGTEKQHVANDYARRLADGWRHCQIVVSNSLAALSGSTAERTYCDGLNISVCPITESSQKFSVNIFNPLARPVSWAVRLPVNGTAYSVSDGDGEPVDCEVVPVSRATRDARRNRGFAANELLFRARAPPLGFSTYSVSLLRDGPPPASTRYRTPKSIWNKYLRVTFDPDTGLLSGLDNLETKQSISLTQNFYWYNASDGNNSKSNQPSGAYIFRPNSSTPFVISKTAKTETIQTSVMQEVRQRFAPWASQAVRLHTDSRVLELEWTVGPIPIDDDLGKEVITRLDTDIKTSGIFYTDSNGREVLQRKKDFRPTWNLKQSEPIAGNYYPVNSRAVIKDDKDQLTVVTDRSQGASSIHNGSLEIMLHRRLLYDDVRGVAEALNETSDVFPDGLVVRGRLLLSLDRPASAADAHRPLAEEAVLQPLLSFTDGDLHPNTRLEFSGLQAALPPAVHLLTLSQWDDDSVLLRLEHQFQSWESKTNSQPVTVDLRKLFSTLEVVGVSELNLSANQWKEEMKRFDWTPQAARKPKKKTFKDPSTWEVTLRPMEIRTFLLRANLR